Proteins from a single region of Gasterosteus aculeatus chromosome 20, fGasAcu3.hap1.1, whole genome shotgun sequence:
- the LOC144389587 gene encoding uncharacterized protein LOC144389587: MTTKMETLDPSTLSDVASAVAYDTKSETVTLPGGIVSVAGVAVVTGGVELSCGSCLLAFGFWGTLIAFSCIAVGLWDQLGRSEGGTSHLLGLGFVILSTSFVVVGSVVVFHLLTKRKREMSRRRREDGKEVLVESGRVIKKVTV; this comes from the coding sequence ATGACAACCAAGATGGAAACTCTCGACCCTTCAACTCTATCAGATGTCGCATCCGCTGTCGCCTACGACACCAAATCTGAAACAGTGACCTTACCAGGAGGGATCGTCTCGGTGGCGGGCGTTGCCGTGGTGACTGGGGGCGTTGAGCTTTCTTGTGGATCCTGTTTGCTGGCTTTTGGTTTTTGGGGAACCCTCATCGCCTTCAGTTGTATAGCTGTGGGGCTGTGGGACCAACTGGGCCGGTCCGAAGGAGGAACCTCTCACTTACTTGGACTGGGCTTCGTGATTCTGAGCACGAGTTTTGTGGTGGTGGGAAGTGTGGTGGTGTTTCACCTCCtgacgaagaggaagagagagatgtCCAGACGGCGGAGAGAGGACGGAAAAGAAGTTCTTGTAGAGAGTGGGAGGGTAATTAAAAAAGTCACAGTGTGA
- the atg12 gene encoding ubiquitin-like protein ATG12, which produces MKMSDNVESPTETHKEEPHTPSDDSTTSDDKKKIDVLLKAVGDAPIMKTKKWAVERGRTVQSLSQFISRFLKLDTSEQLFIYVNQSFAPSPDQDVGVLFDCFGSDGKLILHYCKSQAWG; this is translated from the exons ATGAAAATGTCGGACAATGTGGAGTCCCCAACAGAAACGCATAAAGAGGAGCCGCATACGCCGTCAGACGACTCAACGACAAGTGAtgataagaaaaaaa TCGATGTGCTGCTGAAGGCAGTGGGAGACGCTCCtataatgaaaacaaagaagTGGGCCgtggagagggggaggacggtgcaGTCGCTGTCTCAGTTCATCTCTCGCTTCCTCAAGCTCGATACCAGTGAACAATTG TTCATTTATGTTAACCAGTCCTTTGCCCCTTCCCCGGACCAAGACGTAGGGGTCCTCTTTGAT TGTTTTGGCAGCGATGGAAAGCTCATCCTACATTACTGTAAATCCCAAGCCTGGGGTTAA
- the rcvrn2 gene encoding recoverin 2 — protein MGNTTSSAISKEILEDLKLSTKFTETEISLWYENFQKQCPTGRITPEEFEQIYSRFFPDSDAKTYARHVFRSFDTNDDGTLDFKEYIIALHMTSTGKTTRKLEWAFSLFDVDKNGYINKTEVTEICQAIFKLIPKEEQSKLPEDENTPEKRANKLWAYFEKKDNGRLAEGEFIKGVTENENAMRLIHYEPIAE, from the exons ATGGGAAATACCACCAGCAGCGCCATATCCAAGGAGATCCTGGAGGACCTCAAGCTCAGCACCAAATTCACTGAAACTGAGATCTCGCTGTGGTACGAGAACTTTCAGAAGCAGTGCCCGACGGGACGGATAACACCGGAAGAGTTTGAGCAGATCTACAGCCGCTTCTTCCCCGACAGCGACGCCAAGACCTACGCGCGCCACGTGTTTCGTTCCTTCGACACCAACGACGACGGCACTCTGGACTTCAAGGAGTACATCATCGCGCTGCACATGACGTCCACCGGGAAGACGACGCGGAAGCTGGAGTGGGCCTTCTCTCTGTTCGACGTGGACAAGAACGGGTACATCAACAAGACAGAAGTGACGGAGATCTGCCAG gccaTATTTAAGCTGATCCCCAAGGAGGAGCAGAGCAAGCTACCGGAGGACGAGAACACACCCGAGAAAAGAGCCAACAAACTGTGGGCCTACTTCGAAAAGAAAGACAACG GGCGACTGGCTGAAGGCGAGTTCATCAAAGGAGTGACTGAAAATGAGAATGCGATGCGTCTTATCCACTACGAACCGATTGCAGAGTAA
- the isoc2 gene encoding isochorismatase domain-containing protein 2 yields MARVGRLSTKDSVLLLCDMQEKFRPNIFQFTNIVSNAARLLQASRILGIPPILTEQYPRGLGPTVSELGAEDLTAHAKTSFTMMIEEVEKKLQELGNPKQAILCGIEAHACIACTTYDLLERGIEVHIVADAVSSRSQTDRLFALSRLKQSGAYLTTTEAVLLQLVQDAKHPNFKEIQKLMAHPSPDTGLLSFFSAL; encoded by the exons a TGGCACGTGTAGGCAGGCTCTCCACCAAGGACTCCGTGCTCCTCCTGTGTGACATGCAAGAAAAGTTCAGACCCAACATCTTCCAGTTCACCAACATCGTCAGCAACGCGGCCAGATTGCTCCAG GCCAGTCGCATTCTGGGCATCCCACCCATTTTGACGGAGCAGTACCCGAGAGGCTTGGGTCCCACGGTGTCCGAGCTGGGAGCGGAAGACCTGACGGCTCACGCTAAAACGTCATTCACCATGATGatcgaggaggtggagaagaagctgcaggagctggGGAACCCTAAGCAGGCTATTCTGTGTGGAATCGAGGCCCATGCTTGTATCGCA TGCACAACATACGACCTGCTCGAAAGGGGAATTGAGGTTCATATTGTGGCCGACGCAGTCTCATCCAGGAG CCAGACGGACCGTTTGTTTGCTCTGTCTCGACTGAAGCAGAGCGGCGCTTACCTCACCACCACGGAGGccgtcctgctgcagctggttcAAGACGCCAAACACCCCAACTTCAAGGAG ATCCAGAAGCTCATGGCCCACCCGTCCCCTGACACCGGCCTCCTGTCCTTCTTCAGCGCTCTGTAG
- the LOC120810410 gene encoding germ cell-specific gene 1-like protein, which translates to MLEGMSRRSRSLLSLTLTSLALGLSILALCTSYWCEGTHKVVKPLCLSPVKMKNCGQNNSEPYTTESPTQNPFNRTLSPARRDELAKIRQRQLANAVQYIWETGEDKFAFRYFHTGFWESCEKHNDGEKCRSFIELTPGETQGVLWLSVISEFTYIGLLGMGFLLMWLEVLCSKKEMHSLKINAYAAICTVLSGLLGMVAHMMFTTVFQMTVIVGPKDWRPQSWDYGWSFALAWVSFSCCMGAAVVTLNSYTKTIIELRRKQRLRLEEARAAAHAPSYDEVVPGGGLYSVSGLLQCPDGMIDVAWAPNGSVVEVGNGDVPTLVLVGGCGPEGCEDCEREMDEMDDAMDRADSPC; encoded by the exons ATGCTGGAGGGTATGTCCCGTCGGTCTCGCTCCCTGCTCTCCCTGACCCTGACCTCCCTGGCTCTGGGCCTCTCCATCCTGGCTCTCTGCACCTCTTACTGGTGCGAGGGCACCCACAAGGTGGTCAAGCCCCTCTGCCTGTCGCCCGTCAAAATGAAGAACTGTGGGCAGAACAACAGCGAGCCGTACACCACAG AGAGTCCCACCCAGAACCCCTTCAACCGCACGCTGTCTCCAGCCAGGAGGGACGAGCTGGCCAAGATCAGACAGAGGCAGCTGGCCAACGCGGTCCAGTACATCTGGGAGACGGGAGAAGACAAGTTTGCTTTTAGATACTTCCACACGGGTTTCTGGGAAAGCTGTGAGAAACACAACGACG GGGAGAAATGTCGGAGCTTTATCGAGTTAACTCCTGGAGAAACTCAGG gtgTGCTCTGGCTCTCGGTTATTTCAGAGTTTACGTACATCGGTCTGCTGGGGATGGGCTTCTTGCTGATGTGGCTGGAAGTCTTGTGTTCCAAGAAAGAGATGCACTCCCTTAAAATTAATGCCTACGCAGCGATCTGCACCGTGTTATCAG gtCTTCTCGGGATGGTGGCCCACATGATGTTCACCACCGTGTTTCAGATGACAGTCATCGTGGGCCCCAAAGACTGGAGGCCTCAGTCCTGGGACTACGGCTGGTCTTTTGC TCTTGCCTGGGTGTCCTTCAGTTGCTGCATGGGGGCGGCCGTGGTCACGCTCAACTCCTACACCAAGACCATCATCGAGCTCCGTCGCAAACAGAGGCTCCGCTTGGAGGAAGCGAGGGCCGCCGCTCACGCTCCTTCCTACGACGAGGTCGTCCCGGGAGGCGGGCTCTACTCCGTCAGCGGCCTGCTGCAGTGTCCCGACGGCATGATCGACGTGGCCTGGGCCCCGAACGGCAGTGTGGTCGAAGTGGGGAACGGGGACGTGCCGACGCTGGTTTTGGTGGGGGGCTGTGGCCCGGAGGGGTGCGAAGACTgcgagagagagatggatgAGATGGACGACGCCATGGACAGAGCGGATTCACCTTGCTAG